Proteins found in one Mucilaginibacter inviolabilis genomic segment:
- a CDS encoding peptidase domain-containing ABC transporter codes for MSFPIYKQPDQMDCGPTCLRMIAKYYGRNFKLQTLRRFCEINKEGVSLLGISDASEKIGFRSIGVKLNAEQLKEAELPCILHWRQNHFVVLYKIKKHKYYLADPAAGLITLSEEDFKRNWQSDTESMEGIALLLSPTPQFYEQEDERGSEVRWSFLLRYLITYRQLVIQLLFGLGIGSLLQLVTPFLTQSIVDIGINTRNLNFIYIILFAQTALIIGRVSVDFIRSWILLHISTRVNVSILTDFLIKLMKLPMSFFDTKMTGDILQRMSDQKRIESFLTGSTLSTLFSMFNLLVFSIVLAYYNATIFFVFAVSSGLYTAWIVIFLKRRRALNYKSFEISAKNQSSIVQLISGMQEIKLNNCEQQKRWEWEHIQARLFKFSVKTLALNQYQQGGATFINEGKNILITFLSAQAVINGNLTLGAMVAVQYIVGQLSSPIEQLLGFIQGFQDAKISLERLNEIHQMEDEEPVDKEWSHNLPENKSLSISNLTFRYPGAGNEPVLENINMVIPQGKTTAIVGMSGSGKTTILKLLLRFYEPQNGDIKVGGQQIGNIAFKTWRSGCGVVMQDGFIFSDTIERNIAVGDDYPDKAKLRHAIEIANIQDFIDGLPLGLNTKIGSEGNGISQGQRQRMLIARAVYKDPHYIFFDEATNALDSNNERVIMDNLHQFFEGRTVIIVAHRLSTVSNADNIIVLDKGRIIEQGTHHALTALKGDYYRLVKNQLELGT; via the coding sequence ATGTCTTTCCCCATTTATAAACAACCTGATCAAATGGACTGCGGCCCAACCTGCCTGCGGATGATCGCTAAATATTATGGAAGAAATTTTAAACTTCAAACCCTGAGGAGGTTTTGCGAGATCAACAAAGAGGGTGTGTCTTTACTGGGAATCAGCGACGCGTCAGAAAAAATTGGCTTCAGGTCAATTGGAGTTAAATTGAACGCAGAACAATTAAAAGAAGCAGAGCTACCTTGTATTTTACACTGGCGGCAGAATCATTTTGTGGTACTGTACAAGATAAAAAAACACAAATACTATTTAGCCGATCCGGCAGCCGGTTTAATAACTCTTAGTGAAGAAGATTTTAAACGCAATTGGCAAAGTGACACAGAAAGCATGGAGGGAATCGCCCTTTTACTTTCGCCCACTCCACAATTTTATGAGCAGGAAGATGAAAGAGGCAGTGAAGTTCGCTGGTCGTTCCTGCTGCGGTATCTCATCACTTATCGGCAACTGGTAATACAACTGTTATTTGGTCTGGGTATTGGAAGTTTATTGCAGCTTGTTACTCCTTTTTTAACCCAATCCATAGTTGATATAGGGATCAATACCCGCAACCTCAATTTCATTTATATTATACTTTTTGCGCAAACGGCACTTATCATAGGCCGGGTTAGTGTTGATTTTATACGGTCATGGATACTGTTGCATATCAGCACCCGGGTTAACGTTTCTATCCTCACTGATTTCCTGATCAAACTAATGAAACTGCCTATGAGTTTTTTTGATACCAAAATGACGGGTGATATCCTGCAGCGCATGAGCGACCAAAAACGAATTGAAAGTTTCTTAACCGGTTCCACATTAAGTACGCTGTTCTCCATGTTCAACCTATTGGTTTTTTCGATAGTATTGGCTTATTACAATGCAACGATATTTTTTGTATTCGCGGTCAGCAGTGGCCTGTATACCGCATGGATTGTGATTTTTTTAAAACGACGCAGGGCGCTTAATTACAAAAGTTTTGAAATTTCTGCCAAAAATCAAAGTAGCATTGTGCAGCTGATAAGCGGTATGCAGGAAATTAAGCTGAATAACTGTGAGCAGCAGAAACGCTGGGAATGGGAACATATCCAGGCCAGGTTATTTAAATTCAGTGTAAAAACACTGGCACTTAATCAATATCAGCAAGGTGGAGCAACTTTTATTAACGAAGGCAAAAATATACTGATCACTTTTTTAAGCGCGCAGGCGGTGATTAACGGAAACCTTACGCTTGGGGCTATGGTTGCTGTGCAATACATTGTTGGTCAGCTAAGCAGTCCCATTGAGCAATTGCTGGGTTTTATTCAAGGATTCCAGGATGCCAAGATCAGTTTGGAACGTTTGAACGAAATTCACCAGATGGAGGATGAGGAACCTGTAGATAAGGAATGGAGCCATAACCTACCCGAAAACAAAAGCCTATCCATCAGTAATCTTACTTTCCGTTATCCGGGTGCCGGAAATGAGCCGGTGTTGGAAAATATAAATATGGTTATTCCCCAGGGTAAAACCACAGCTATAGTGGGGATGAGTGGGAGTGGGAAAACAACTATCTTAAAACTGCTTTTACGTTTTTATGAACCTCAAAACGGAGATATAAAAGTTGGTGGTCAACAGATTGGTAATATTGCTTTTAAAACATGGCGCAGTGGTTGTGGTGTAGTGATGCAGGATGGTTTTATCTTTTCAGATACGATAGAACGTAACATTGCCGTAGGCGACGACTACCCGGATAAAGCTAAACTGAGGCATGCTATAGAGATAGCCAATATTCAGGATTTTATTGATGGTCTTCCTTTGGGGCTGAATACCAAAATAGGTTCGGAAGGAAATGGGATTAGCCAGGGGCAACGTCAGCGGATGCTGATTGCACGTGCTGTTTATAAAGATCCGCACTATATATTTTTTGACGAGGCCACTAATGCATTAGATTCCAATAATGAAAGAGTGATCATGGATAATCTGCATCAATTTTTTGAAGGGCGTACCGTTATCATTGTAGCGCACAGGCTAAGCACGGTAAGTAATGCCGATAATATTATTGTGTTGGATAAAGGACGTATCATTGAGCAAGGGACACATCATGCACTCACTGCGCTTAAAGGCGATTATTACAGGTTAGTTAAAAATCAACTGGAATTGGGGACTTAG
- a CDS encoding TonB-dependent receptor — protein MKQVHTYLNNLTKYSSGFTNKRLNLFYKTLIIIALTVFNTTHLFAQQDILDKPVTIKLSNITLADALLAIGDKASVNISYSNTRLDAKKIVNVDATNQPIKKILHELMGANLKLKVEGKVITIQTTDNKPITSINLNNNLNEVVVVSSRSPQHISEIPGTVWVIDSTKLQSQIKAGVPLKEALGILIPGLDIGSQGRSNYAQNIRGRNILVMIDGVSINSTRNTSRQFDAIDPFNIEKIEVLSGASSVYGGDATGGIINIVTKKSTSEKLAFQTEVGGRSGLAHGDDHDLRVAQSIAGGNSFVRGRLGFAYQQNGAAYDGDGHQIIIDTKQGDLQYNRSIDLFGNVDFKLKHNQTISLDAQYYNSKYNSNHGLFLGNNLAGALPANANNNVPPDPSLLDVRKGFDADVVPRSKRIFINGQYRIANILGGQSFQFQAFVRSEKLDFSPSFPEGIVQSRDLTVAPGNVKPLPLAASRQNTDVYGFKAVLAKQWDKVKVTYGADLDHEKFVGTQAFFNTDLSYSSGGLINKTASTLERYPGNRILGISGFAQASWEIVDNLTLSGGIRQQHMNVTVDDFVRFQQQVSVNYGVGTSADKIPGGKNDYNVTLFNGSLIYKFSNKAQVWANYSQGFSVPDPTKYYGTGSYVRDGDNWKLVNSINVKDAPLSGIKTNQYEIGGRLSDDNGFKGQIAGFYSVSDKAILINTSNFTISVTDQKVRNYGFEGELSYSQQPKGLIVGVSGQFIISDIKTDKGYQRNSIITTNPSKFVSFAGWQSQDFSVRLQAVRSLDLKDYQNLELKGFTTFDLVGNVKLPLGTLSAGIQNLWDKQYLTFWGQRSVLFYGAPAKLYQYYGRGRTFSLTYTISY, from the coding sequence ATGAAACAGGTACATACTTACCTCAACAATTTAACTAAATATTCTTCAGGCTTTACCAATAAACGGCTAAATCTTTTCTATAAGACATTAATTATTATTGCTTTAACAGTTTTCAATACCACTCATTTATTTGCTCAACAAGATATACTGGACAAGCCAGTAACTATCAAATTAAGTAATATTACTTTGGCCGATGCACTGCTGGCTATTGGTGATAAAGCCTCTGTAAATATCTCCTACAGCAATACCAGGCTCGATGCCAAAAAGATAGTGAATGTAGATGCAACCAATCAACCCATCAAAAAAATATTACATGAACTGATGGGTGCTAACCTTAAATTAAAGGTAGAGGGTAAAGTGATCACTATTCAAACAACAGACAATAAACCGATAACTTCTATCAATTTAAATAATAACCTGAACGAGGTTGTAGTGGTTTCATCGCGCTCACCGCAGCATATCAGCGAAATACCTGGAACCGTTTGGGTTATCGATAGCACCAAACTGCAATCTCAGATCAAAGCAGGCGTACCATTGAAGGAAGCTTTGGGGATACTGATCCCAGGTCTTGATATTGGAAGCCAGGGGCGATCCAATTATGCCCAAAATATCCGTGGGCGTAATATATTGGTGATGATTGACGGTGTATCTATCAACAGTACCCGTAATACCAGCCGTCAGTTTGATGCCATTGACCCTTTCAATATCGAAAAGATTGAAGTACTATCCGGAGCGAGCTCGGTTTATGGCGGCGATGCTACCGGGGGGATCATCAACATCGTAACCAAAAAGTCCACTTCAGAGAAACTGGCTTTCCAGACCGAAGTAGGCGGGCGCAGCGGATTAGCACATGGCGACGATCATGACCTGCGGGTAGCGCAATCTATAGCTGGTGGTAATAGCTTTGTAAGGGGCCGTTTAGGCTTTGCTTATCAGCAAAATGGAGCCGCTTATGACGGCGACGGTCACCAGATTATTATAGATACCAAGCAAGGCGACTTACAATACAACCGCAGTATTGATCTGTTTGGTAATGTCGATTTTAAACTCAAACATAATCAAACCATCAGTTTAGATGCACAATATTACAACTCTAAGTACAACAGCAATCATGGCTTATTCTTAGGGAATAATCTGGCAGGGGCATTACCGGCCAATGCTAATAATAATGTACCTCCCGATCCGTCATTATTAGATGTACGCAAAGGATTTGATGCCGATGTGGTGCCGCGCAGTAAACGTATTTTTATTAATGGTCAATATCGCATTGCTAACATATTGGGTGGCCAGAGCTTCCAGTTCCAGGCCTTTGTACGGTCAGAAAAATTGGATTTCAGCCCTTCTTTCCCAGAAGGTATTGTTCAATCACGTGATCTTACCGTTGCGCCGGGAAATGTAAAACCTTTGCCCCTCGCTGCATCCCGCCAAAACACCGACGTGTATGGCTTTAAAGCAGTTTTAGCCAAACAATGGGACAAGGTAAAAGTAACCTACGGTGCCGATCTTGACCATGAAAAATTTGTAGGTACACAGGCCTTTTTTAATACCGACCTAAGCTATAGCTCCGGCGGGCTGATCAACAAAACAGCCAGTACCCTGGAGCGTTACCCGGGTAACCGTATACTGGGCATATCGGGCTTTGCACAGGCCAGCTGGGAAATTGTAGATAACCTTACACTTTCCGGAGGGATACGTCAGCAGCATATGAATGTAACGGTGGATGACTTTGTACGTTTTCAGCAGCAAGTATCTGTAAACTATGGCGTGGGTACCTCGGCAGATAAAATTCCTGGGGGTAAAAACGATTATAATGTAACCTTATTCAACGGTAGTCTGATTTATAAATTCAGCAATAAAGCACAAGTATGGGCAAACTACTCACAAGGCTTTTCGGTACCAGACCCCACCAAATACTACGGAACCGGCTCTTATGTACGCGATGGCGATAACTGGAAACTGGTTAACAGCATCAACGTAAAAGACGCCCCATTAAGCGGGATTAAAACCAACCAATATGAAATTGGAGGCAGATTGAGCGACGACAATGGTTTTAAAGGCCAGATAGCGGGTTTTTATTCCGTATCAGACAAAGCCATCCTTATCAATACCAGCAATTTTACCATATCCGTTACCGATCAAAAAGTACGCAACTATGGCTTTGAGGGCGAACTAAGCTACAGTCAGCAGCCAAAAGGTTTAATAGTGGGAGTTTCCGGTCAGTTCATTATTTCGGATATCAAAACCGATAAAGGATATCAGCGCAATTCTATCATAACCACCAATCCATCCAAGTTTGTGAGTTTCGCGGGCTGGCAAAGTCAGGACTTTTCGGTGAGGTTACAAGCCGTGCGCTCGCTTGACCTGAAAGATTACCAAAACCTGGAACTCAAAGGCTTTACCACGTTTGACCTGGTGGGTAACGTGAAATTACCATTAGGTACTTTATCTGCAGGTATCCAAAATCTTTGGGATAAGCAGTATCTGACCTTTTGGGGACAGCGCTCTGTACTGTTTTACGGCGCTCCGGCCAAACTGTATCAATACTACGGTCGCGGCAGAACATTTTCTTTAACCTATACCATCAGTTATTAA
- a CDS encoding HlyD family secretion protein, which translates to MPTTYVNNNDQVRHTDDMQDIITTVPSWILRWGITLFFGILVLMVSLSALIRYPDIVNAQLKIESPNSPKPVVSKVSGKLIKLLVKENANVVAGQALAYMESTGDHDKIRNLVTGLKQLQTQVLQSKPVSPLLFSESDNMQLGELQSAYQTFYQEYLNYKSAINDGFYLKKKTFLQNDLMALTQQAQQLNQQKQIQQRSFVIADDDYQMHKKLEKEKVETPAELRQQESKYLAQKEPLVQTESALITANNNYAGKQKEILELENQIREEKAKFLQALNSLISQAEDWKSKYILTAAQSGKLSYAGIIQENQVLSIGQEVFNINPGNEAFFGQMAIPQDNMGKIKEGQEVLVKLKSYPFEEYGIIRGRISYIADVPYKDSVFVSRVDFKVRSASDMKKPIHLKQGMTANAEIITQDATILQRLGRSVTKLINRH; encoded by the coding sequence ATGCCAACTACCTACGTAAATAACAATGACCAGGTCAGACATACGGATGATATGCAGGATATTATTACCACGGTACCATCCTGGATATTACGCTGGGGTATCACCCTGTTTTTTGGCATCCTGGTACTGATGGTTTCTCTCTCCGCATTGATAAGATATCCTGACATTGTTAATGCGCAGCTTAAAATAGAGTCACCCAATTCTCCCAAACCGGTGGTCTCTAAAGTATCAGGTAAACTGATCAAATTACTGGTAAAAGAAAATGCCAACGTAGTTGCCGGGCAGGCATTAGCCTATATGGAAAGTACAGGCGATCATGATAAAATCAGAAACCTGGTGACGGGTTTAAAGCAATTGCAAACACAGGTGTTGCAAAGTAAACCGGTTAGTCCGCTACTTTTCTCAGAATCTGATAATATGCAGTTAGGCGAACTGCAATCGGCTTATCAAACCTTTTACCAGGAATATTTGAATTATAAATCGGCAATTAATGATGGATTTTATTTAAAGAAGAAAACATTTTTGCAAAATGACCTGATGGCTCTTACCCAACAAGCCCAACAGCTTAATCAGCAGAAACAAATCCAACAGCGTAGTTTTGTGATAGCTGATGATGATTATCAAATGCATAAAAAGCTGGAAAAAGAGAAGGTAGAGACCCCTGCAGAACTCAGGCAACAGGAAAGTAAATACCTGGCCCAAAAAGAGCCTTTGGTACAAACCGAGTCCGCTCTGATCACTGCTAATAATAATTATGCGGGAAAACAAAAAGAGATATTAGAGCTGGAGAATCAGATCAGAGAGGAAAAAGCCAAATTCCTGCAGGCGCTCAACAGCCTGATCAGTCAAGCCGAAGATTGGAAAAGCAAGTATATTTTAACAGCAGCTCAATCAGGCAAACTTTCGTATGCCGGTATTATACAGGAAAACCAGGTACTCAGCATTGGCCAGGAAGTATTTAATATAAACCCGGGTAACGAGGCATTTTTTGGCCAAATGGCTATTCCTCAGGATAATATGGGTAAGATCAAAGAAGGGCAGGAGGTATTGGTAAAATTGAAAAGCTACCCGTTTGAAGAATATGGTATAATCAGGGGGCGAATCAGTTATATTGCAGATGTTCCTTACAAAGATAGTGTTTTTGTTTCCAGAGTTGATTTTAAAGTAAGAAGCGCATCAGACATGAAAAAGCCTATCCATCTGAAACAGGGAATGACAGCTAATGCAGAAATCATCACGCAGGACGCTACCATACTGCAACGCTTAGGCAGGAGTGTTACAAAATTAATCAATAGACATTGA
- a CDS encoding RNA polymerase sigma-70 factor, which translates to MSGNNKYPQVVFHLTEQSFQQLYRTYWKKVFAICYHTLRDEDIAAELSQDIFESLWKRRNSLQINVSIEQYIFRSAKLEVFEYCRTTSNRQKHLQNVIQNQSTEGTYTEDTLNYNELYKTINRLINRLPYKSQEVYRLSQQQGLDKKSIASALLISEKTVEYHLYKALNFLRDNLAVD; encoded by the coding sequence GTGTCAGGCAATAACAAATACCCCCAAGTAGTTTTTCACTTAACTGAGCAATCTTTTCAGCAACTTTACAGGACGTATTGGAAAAAAGTTTTTGCTATTTGTTATCATACTTTGAGAGATGAAGACATTGCTGCAGAACTTTCTCAGGACATATTTGAATCATTATGGAAACGCAGAAACTCACTGCAGATCAATGTATCCATTGAACAATACATTTTCAGATCGGCTAAGCTCGAGGTATTTGAATATTGCCGTACCACATCAAACCGGCAAAAGCACCTGCAAAATGTTATTCAAAATCAGTCGACAGAAGGAACTTATACCGAAGACACACTGAACTATAACGAGCTATATAAAACTATCAATCGCCTCATTAACAGACTCCCCTATAAATCTCAGGAGGTTTACCGTTTAAGCCAGCAGCAAGGATTAGATAAAAAATCCATTGCTTCGGCTTTGCTTATATCAGAAAAAACCGTTGAATATCACCTCTATAAAGCATTGAATTTTCTCCGGGATAATTTAGCTGTTGACTAA
- a CDS encoding FecR family protein, which produces MKIEITQELLERYHQGKCSTDEQFAIKQWLQNIAESDFTISPPVDIQGIEDKTWTELSSRIFIEDEPRKTNRTWLLKVAASIVLITGFSFYIYHPAKKHQEKDNNLISYHEVNVPKGKKATCTLPDGTIIQLNSDSKLRYPEKFTDTSRVVEFEGEAFFTVAKDKKRPFSINSKQVIVRVLGTHFNLRAYPEENKTDVVVEEGRVMFSPKTKKSFLILTANQQGVYDTDQSLKQQSVYAAAYYSWRNNQLQFKDLKLSDIASTLERWYNVKVLINNNLLKNERYTGRFNNPDIKSVLNSLEFAIGLHYKITGNNVTIY; this is translated from the coding sequence ATGAAAATAGAAATAACGCAGGAATTATTAGAACGGTACCATCAGGGCAAATGCAGCACTGACGAACAGTTTGCAATTAAACAATGGCTGCAAAATATAGCAGAAAGTGATTTCACCATTTCTCCACCTGTAGATATACAAGGAATAGAGGATAAAACATGGACAGAACTATCAAGCAGAATATTTATTGAGGATGAACCCCGAAAAACAAACCGGACCTGGTTGCTCAAAGTAGCCGCAAGTATTGTTTTAATCACAGGCTTTTCGTTTTACATTTATCACCCTGCCAAAAAACATCAGGAAAAAGATAATAACCTCATTAGCTATCACGAAGTAAATGTTCCTAAAGGAAAAAAAGCTACCTGCACCTTGCCCGACGGAACAATTATTCAGCTCAACTCAGATAGCAAGCTACGGTATCCAGAAAAATTTACCGATACATCAAGAGTGGTTGAATTTGAAGGCGAAGCTTTTTTTACTGTAGCTAAGGACAAGAAACGTCCTTTTTCTATCAATAGCAAACAGGTGATTGTAAGGGTTTTAGGCACCCATTTTAACCTAAGGGCTTATCCCGAAGAAAATAAAACCGATGTGGTGGTTGAAGAAGGAAGAGTCATGTTTTCACCAAAAACTAAGAAAAGTTTTTTAATTCTCACAGCTAACCAGCAGGGTGTATATGATACTGATCAGTCATTAAAGCAGCAATCGGTATATGCCGCTGCTTATTATAGCTGGCGTAATAATCAATTGCAATTTAAAGATCTAAAGTTGAGCGACATAGCTTCAACTCTGGAACGCTGGTATAACGTGAAGGTGCTTATTAACAACAACCTGTTAAAAAATGAGCGTTATACCGGGCGGTTTAATAATCCTGATATAAAAAGTGTACTCAACAGCCTGGAGTTTGCGATAGGCCTTCATTATAAGATAACCGGAAACAATGTAACTATTTATTAA
- the katG gene encoding catalase/peroxidase HPI, producing the protein MESESNDISKCPFHNGSMKNNAGGGGTRNHNWWPNQLKLNILRQNSSLSNPMDDDFNYAEAFKSLDLEAVKKDLHALMTDSQDWWPADFGHYGGLFIRMAWHSAGTYRVGDGRGGAGAGLQRFAPLNSWPDNVSLDKARRLLWPIKQKYGRKISWADLMILTGNIALESMGFKTFGFAGGREDLWEADESVYWGSETTWLGGDLRYAHGSPGVQEGHGVLVSDDDADGDIHSRNLEKPLAAVQMGLIYVNPEGPDGNPDPVAAAKDIRDTFGRMAMNDEETVALIAGGHSFGKTHGAASADNVGKEPEAAGIEAQGFGWSNSYGSGKGADAITSGLEVIWTKTPTQWSNDFFENLFGFEWQLTKSPAGAHQWVAKDAEATIPDAYDNSKKHKPAMLTTDLALRFDPAYEKISRRFLENPDQFADAFARAWYKLTHRDMGPRERYLGPDVPQEELLWQDPIPAVDHALVTESDVADLKAKILASGLSIAELVSTAWASASTFRGSDKRGGANGARIRLAPQKYWQVNNPSQLQHVLGILEEIQKEFNAGGKKVSLADLIVLAGNAGVEKAAKDGGHDITVPFKPGRADASQEQTDVESFGYLEPAADGFRNYRKTKAPVSTEELLIDKAHLLTLTAPELTVLLGGLRALNINFDGSKHGVFTSRPGVLTNDFFVNLLDMNTSWKAVSNDKELYEGIDRTTGAVKWTGTRADLVLGSNSELRAVAELYGSTDAQDKFVKDFVKAWDKVMNLDRF; encoded by the coding sequence ATGGAAAGCGAATCAAATGACATCAGTAAATGTCCGTTTCATAACGGTAGTATGAAAAACAATGCTGGCGGTGGCGGTACCCGGAATCACAATTGGTGGCCCAACCAGTTAAAGTTGAATATCCTGCGCCAAAACTCATCTCTATCAAACCCTATGGATGATGATTTTAACTATGCCGAAGCTTTTAAAAGCCTCGACCTGGAAGCTGTGAAAAAAGATCTTCATGCCCTCATGACTGATTCGCAGGACTGGTGGCCGGCAGACTTTGGTCACTACGGCGGTTTGTTTATTCGTATGGCATGGCACAGCGCCGGAACCTACCGCGTAGGTGATGGGCGCGGAGGAGCAGGTGCCGGATTGCAACGTTTTGCACCATTGAACAGCTGGCCAGACAATGTAAGCCTTGATAAAGCCCGCAGACTGCTTTGGCCTATCAAACAAAAATATGGTCGTAAAATTTCATGGGCGGATCTGATGATCCTTACCGGTAATATAGCATTGGAATCAATGGGATTTAAGACCTTTGGTTTTGCCGGAGGACGTGAAGACCTATGGGAAGCGGATGAGTCTGTATATTGGGGTTCTGAAACTACCTGGCTGGGCGGCGATTTGCGCTATGCGCATGGCTCACCAGGGGTGCAGGAGGGGCATGGTGTATTGGTATCAGACGATGATGCCGATGGCGATATTCACTCTCGCAACCTCGAAAAACCGCTTGCAGCAGTGCAAATGGGTTTAATTTATGTAAACCCTGAAGGGCCGGATGGTAATCCGGATCCTGTTGCCGCAGCTAAAGATATCCGTGATACATTTGGTCGTATGGCCATGAACGATGAAGAAACGGTGGCATTAATAGCCGGCGGTCACAGTTTTGGCAAAACCCATGGTGCAGCATCTGCCGATAACGTGGGTAAAGAGCCCGAAGCTGCGGGTATCGAAGCTCAAGGTTTTGGCTGGAGCAACAGCTATGGTTCGGGTAAAGGTGCTGATGCAATTACCAGTGGACTGGAAGTAATATGGACAAAAACACCAACCCAATGGAGCAATGACTTTTTCGAAAATCTGTTTGGGTTTGAATGGCAACTGACAAAAAGCCCGGCTGGTGCACATCAATGGGTAGCTAAAGATGCAGAAGCTACTATCCCTGATGCCTATGACAACTCCAAAAAGCATAAACCAGCCATGCTTACTACTGATCTGGCTTTAAGATTTGACCCTGCTTACGAAAAAATATCAAGGCGCTTTCTGGAAAACCCGGATCAGTTTGCCGATGCTTTTGCACGTGCCTGGTATAAACTAACACACCGCGATATGGGCCCTCGCGAGCGTTACCTGGGTCCGGATGTACCGCAGGAAGAACTGCTTTGGCAGGATCCTATCCCTGCGGTTGACCATGCCCTGGTAACCGAAAGTGATGTCGCTGATTTAAAAGCAAAAATATTAGCATCAGGCCTAAGCATAGCAGAGTTGGTTTCTACCGCATGGGCTTCTGCTTCTACTTTCCGTGGTTCTGATAAACGTGGTGGCGCCAACGGTGCACGTATCCGCCTGGCACCTCAAAAATACTGGCAGGTGAACAACCCGTCACAATTACAACATGTATTAGGCATATTGGAAGAGATTCAAAAAGAGTTTAATGCGGGCGGTAAAAAAGTATCGCTGGCCGATCTGATTGTACTGGCTGGTAATGCAGGCGTTGAGAAAGCGGCTAAAGATGGAGGTCATGATATTACCGTTCCATTTAAACCTGGTCGTGCGGACGCCTCTCAGGAACAAACCGATGTAGAATCATTTGGTTACCTGGAACCTGCTGCCGATGGCTTCCGCAATTACCGCAAAACCAAGGCGCCGGTATCTACAGAAGAATTACTGATAGATAAAGCGCATCTGCTTACATTGACTGCGCCTGAGCTAACCGTATTGTTAGGTGGTTTGCGGGCACTGAACATCAATTTTGATGGTTCTAAACATGGTGTTTTCACCTCACGCCCGGGAGTGCTTACCAACGATTTCTTTGTAAATCTGTTGGATATGAATACGTCATGGAAAGCAGTATCAAATGACAAGGAGCTTTATGAAGGTATCGATCGTACTACAGGTGCAGTAAAATGGACTGGTACCCGTGCAGATCTTGTGTTAGGGTCTAACTCAGAGCTGAGGGCTGTTGCCGAACTATATGGAAGCACCGATGCTCAGGACAAGTTTGTAAAGGACTTTGTAAAGGCTTGGGATAAAGTGATGAATCTGGACCGGTTTTAA